One segment of Sphaerodactylus townsendi isolate TG3544 linkage group LG17, MPM_Stown_v2.3, whole genome shotgun sequence DNA contains the following:
- the PCLAF gene encoding PCNA-associated factor produces the protein MVRTKADCGGTGGAYRKVVAARAPRKVLGSSRCNVDSSPSSRKAESKYAGGNPVCVRPTPPWQKGIGEFFSQSSKHSEKENQVSDEEPGCSGIGKRRRKAIPLPPCTAEQDVSDDDHI, from the exons ATGGTGCGGACCAAGGCCGACTGCGGGGGGACCGGAGGAGCTTATCGGAAAG TGGTGGCCGCCAGGGCTCCTCGGAAGGTATTAGGCTCCAGTAGGTGTAATGTGGATTCCTCACCTTCTTCACGGAAAG ctgaaaGCAAGTATGCAGGGGGCAATCCAGTCTGTGTGAGGCCCACCCCACCGTGGCAGAAAGGAATCGGAGAGTTCTTCAGTCAGTCCTCAAAGCATTCAGAGAAAGAGAACCAGGTCTCTGATGAGGAACCAGGATGTAGTGGAATAGGAAAGCGTCGGAGAAA AGCCATTCCTCTGCCCCCTTGCACTGCTGAGCAGGACGTCTCTGACGATGACCACATATAA